The Chitinophaga parva genomic sequence CCAATACGCATACCGGGCACGTGGTAGATGATGTGCGCAATGCCATCATTGGCGCGTCCGGCGCCATCGGTGTGTCCAAACTGCAATGGAGTGCATGGGCTAAGGGCATGCTGGGCAGACAGGATTGAAAAGAGAAAACCTTATGAATATTACAGACACGTTGTGGGGAACGGGTGAGCACCTGGATGCACTGCAGATGGGTGTCCGTTCGTTCGTTACCTTTTTTGTATCCCTGGCTTTGCTGCGCCTGGGCGGTATGCGTATTTTCGGTAAGAAGTCGGCCCAGGACATGATCATCACTATCCTCTTTGGTGCTGTGCTGGCGCGGGGAGTCGTGGGCGCTTCGCCTTACTGGCCCACGGTGGTGGCAGCGGCCGTAATGGTGCTGGGAAACCGTGTACTGGCATGAGAAAAAAGCTGCTTAGTCCATCACATTGGGCCTGCGCTCGGGATGCAGCGTGTGCTTATCCAGGTAAAACAGGAACACTGTCTGGATAGAATTTTTACCGCTGCCATCATTCACCTTGTTGTAATCAAACTGGCGGATGTAGCCTGCCTGGAAGGCAAACAGGTCGCTGAACTGGTAACCGGCGCCGGCAAAGAAGCGGTTGCGCTCAAAGTAAGGCGCACTGTTCGTGAAGAATACTTCATCAAAAGCAGTGACATAAAAGGTATGCGCCACCACTTTGGGATGATTGATGGGCACCACGGGATTGATGCGGTAACGGAAACGGTTGCGGTAATCACCATTGAGCCAGCGCTGCTCAATGCGGTAACGGTGCTCTATTTTTACCCGGTCTATGTTGTTGTTAAGGATCAGTTGCTCCCACAGGCGGAACTCCTTTACCAGCGCGCCCCCCTTGAAATTGCCGGGATAATCAAAGGTGTGGTAGTTGCCCACGCCCAGCATCACTGACATTTTCTTCTGGATATTGTACACTAAACCACCCTTGGTCTCGTAATAATAAAAGTCCTGGGTAAGGCCCTGGGAGCGGGTTTGCGTTTCAAGCCATACAGAAAAGCGGTTATTCGGGTTGATCATGGCCGTGGCAATATCCCAGCTGCCCAGCCGGTCGGATTGTGCCTGTACAGAAAAGGGCAGGGCCAACAAAACGGCCACTGCAAAGCATTTGAAGTGTGTATACAATCGAATTACAGCATTTGGTTGATCCGCAAAGATAGGATTTCTACGCCATCCTGCGGTATTTGCGGCGATAGTCCTGGGGCGTAAGGCCGGTATATTTTTTAAACACGTTGCGGAAGGTCTTGATGTCGTTATAGCCCGCATCATACATCAGCGTAGCGATATTCTCCTCGCTTTTTTCCAGTGCTTTCTTAGCCGATTCTATTTTTACGCGTTGCAGGTATTCCAGCGGCGTGTTCTGCGTGGCACTTTTGAAGCGGCGGATGAAATTGCGCTTGCTCATGTTGGTATGCTCCGCCAGTTGCTCTACGGAGAGCGGCTCGCCAAAAGACGCTTCAATAAAGGCCTGCGCCTTCAGGATCAGTTCATCATTGTGGGTACGCTGTCCATGGAAAATAGCAAAGTGTGATTGCTGCACGCGGTCAATGTCCAGGGAGAACATCTTGCTGGCCCAGATGCCGATCTCGCGCCCGCAAAATTTCTCGATCATGTACAGCACCAGGTTCAGGGAGGAGAAGGCGCCCCCGCTGGTGTACACGCCATCAATATCGGTGATCACGCGGTCGGCCATGAAGTCCACGTTTGGGTAGCGGCTTTTCAGGTCCGGCATATCATACCAGTGGGAGGTACAGCATTTACCATCGAGTATGCCGGCTTCCGCCAGGAAATAGCTGCCGGAGCACAGGCTGGCGACTTCCGTGCCCTGCTGGTATTGCTGGCGCATCCACTGCTGCAGTTGCTGGTGCTTGGGCAGGGTTTCTGCCGGGGTCCCGTACCAGGCAGGGGCGATGATCAGGTCGGGACGGCTGGCCTGCGAGAGGCACTGGTATTGCACATAACGCTCGGGGAAATGCAAGAGGGTATTGGTATCGGCCACACCCACCAGGTTCACTTTAAAGGGATGGGGCCGGCCATTGGCTTCGTAATAGCGGTTCACATGATAAAACATATCCAGGGCGCCGGAAACAGTTGACAGTACTACATCTTCATGCAAGAGCAAGGCGATCGTTCTCATACGTGGAGCGGTTTTGATGTTTGCTGCAAACATAACAAAATATGGCATAAAAGCCCCCTGTTTATGTCCTGAATTGCCCGCATGCCCGGTCGCTTCAGGGAACGGTATCCTGGTCACGGAACTGCTGAAAGCCTGCCGGGGTGAAAGACAAAAAGTGGCAGTGGAGACCTGCCACCTGCGAGGGTTATAGCGGATGCGCGCCCACAAATGCGTTATACTCCTCGTCCGTATAGGGAGGGCAGGCGCCTGCCTTGCTGGTCACAAAGGCGCTCAGCCATGCGGCATTCTGCATGGCCTTCACAGGCCCCTGCTGGCGCAGTTTACCCGCCAGGAAGCCCGCCAGGAAGGCATCTCCGCTGCCTACGGTGTCCCGCACGGTTACCGGCACCGCGGGAAATACATGGTGATAACCTTTGGCATAATACACCGAGCCTTTCACCCCCTTGGTGAGCAACACTTCGCTGATCTTAAATTTATCCTGGAGGTAATGCACGCCATCCGCCTCGGCAACGTAAGGCTTGTCCAGCCAGTCCAGCAGTTGCTTCAGCTCACTTACACTCACCTTCAGCACAGCGGCCTTTTCCAGCAAGGACCGGATGAGGTCAAACGTGTAGAAAGGCGCACGCAGGTTTACATCAAACACTTTCAGGTGCGCTATTTCCAGCGCCGTAAAAAGCGTTTTCCGCGTGGTGGCGTGGCGTGCGCCCAGGCTGCCAAACACGAATGCGCCTGCCTGCTGTAGCAACGTTTCATACACAGGCTGCCATTCAATGTGATCCCATGCCACCGGCTGGACAATATCGTAATGCGGCTCGTGCTTTTCATCAAAGGTGGCCAGCACAGTGCCGGTAGGCTGGTTGGCATCTTCCTGGATGCCGGTGGCCGGCATGCCCCAGTCCTGCAATTGCGCCAGCAGCCGCTGACCCAGCTCATCACGGCCTACGCGGCTGATCATAGTGCAGGGAATATGTTGCTTTGTTAAATGATAGGCTACATTGAGCGGCGCGCCGCCGATACGGGTTGCGTTGGGAAAAATATCCCAGAGTACTTCACCAAAACTTACCACCGAGGAATCCATAAACCGTTTTTTATACGGCTATCAATATAAAAAATATCCGGCCATTTTTTATTCCTTTTTCATGCGCTGCGGTACCGGCAGCAGGATCATCCTGTACACAGCCATAGCCACCCTGGCAGCTATCACTGCTCCACCACTTCCGCTTGTAAATAACAGGTGAACGTAGTGCCTTTGCCCGGTTCACTCTTCACGTCAATATAGCCGTGGTGCATGGCGGCTATTTTTTTACAAATAGCCAGGCCCATGCCAGTACCGGGATAAAGATTTTGATTGTGCAGGCGCTGGAACATTTTGAAGATGGTATCTGCATATTTTTCTTCCATGCCAATGCCATTGTCTGTAAACGACAGTTGCAGCCACGGATGTGCAGGTGCGGGGTTTGCGCCCGGCCATTCCCACGGCTGTCTTACCAGCCCGCGGATGATGATCACCGGGGATAGCCCCGGCTTGCGGAATTTAAGGCTGTTGGCCACGAAGTTGAAGAACAGCTGGTACAGCATGGATGCATGCCCCTTTATCACCGGCAGTTCAAAAGGATGGAGGAGGGCGCAGGTTTCCGTTACGGCATCGTAAAGATCTTCCCGCACCTGGGCCAGCGTATCTGTAAGGTCCACCGGCTCCGGCGGCTCCGGGTGCTCCTGGATGCGGGCAAATACCAGCACGTCATCCACCAGTGCGTTCATGCGCTGGGCGGCGATGTCAATTTTAAGCAGGTATTCCTTTACATCGTCCGGCAGTGCATCCGCATGTTGCTTGCGCAGGATATCACTGAAGAGCTGCAGTTTGCGCAGGGGCTCCCGCAGGTCGTGGCTGGCAATGAAAGCAAAGGAGGCGTGCTCCTCGTTCAATTGTTCCAGTTGCTGGTTCTTTTCCTGCAAAGAATTGTTGAGGGCCTGTAAATGCGCAGCAGCGCGCAACTGTGCGGCTATTTCCGGTGAAATATCATCCGCCGGCCCGTCCCCAATTTTCGTATGGCCGTTACCGTTAGCCACCGGCAGGGCGGCAATATGATGGGTGCTGTTGGCCTGTTTTACTGCTACCGGCACAAAGCGGTATTCCCCGAAAACCACTTCCTGGCCTTCTTCATCCGTGAGGCGGTAGGCGGTTACCTGGATCTTTTTCTTCTCCCCGTTCTTGGCTTTGATGCGGCTGTTGAACCGGGTTTCCCCTTCCGGCGGCAGGGCCGCCAGTTGTACTTCGAACAATACTTTGTCGCGCGGCATCATGAAGGCCAGGGCGTCTGCTTTGGAAAGCTCGTTGTTTTTAGTGGGAGGAATTTCGTGGAGGGCAAAGAGTGCATCGGACCAGACAAAAACGTCCTCTTCCTGCTTCCACTCCCAACTGCCCGTCTGATCACGGAGTTGGGTTTGGTTCAGCAGGCCGAGTAACCTCTTATTGATCTTGTCCTTTTGCGGTTTCGGTTTCATGCTCCTGTCCTATGTGCACTACGTTGTGGTGAGGCAATACCAGCGGGCCCCGGGTGAAGGGATGATAGCGGGCCCCTGAAACAGCATCTCAGATTGTAATAGCTTATGGCTCAAAAGATTGTCTGTCCACGGAATAAAGCGGCATAATTTGATAAAGCTAAGATAATAATCAGGCACCTAAATACGTTGCCTGGCGCATTGTTTTTTCAGGTAGGCATGGGGCCGGCTGTTCATGAAGGGCTTAGATATGGGGTGAAATGGTTATACACAACTGGCTGTTTATACTGCCGGGGCCGGCTCCTGGAAGGCGCTGGTTTTCCAGATTCTGGACGGATTTCCAGGAAATGGACCTGGCACACAAGGATGCCAAAACCGCAGATGGGCCATGGTGGCCCGTTGGAATGGCTTCTGGCCGGGATGGCATTGGTTTCGCAATATAACTGTCAAATACGGGATGCATGGACGATAAGCTTAAGAGAAAGATCTTCCTGGTAGACGATGATCCATTCAGCCTGACAATGTACGGTGCCTATTTAGACGGACAGGGTTATAAGAACGTATCTGGTTTTGCCTCCGGCGGAACCGTGCTGGAAAAGCTGAAAGAAGGGCCGGACATTGTGTTGCTGGACCACCGGCCGGGTGATATGCCGGGGCTGGAAGTGCTGGACCGCATTAAGCGCTACAACCCGAATATTTACGTGGTGCTCATGAGCAGCCAGGAGGAAAAAAAAATGGCCGAAGCTGCCGTACAGGCAGGCGCTTTTGATTACATCACCAAAGAAGGAGCGGTGCTCCCCAGGATCACCGAAGTGTTGAACCGGATATTTACCGTACAGGAATATTTAAATAAGAAAAATTCACAGTCTTCCCGTTTCTTTTTCCTGTGAGCATGGTGATGAATAAATAGAATAGAATTACAACGCATATTTGTTACTATCCCTGTGAAGATGCCTGTTTATCCTTAGCCTCTGAAGTATTATTATCAACTTAAAAACTATGAACATGTTACAGCAACTGATTGGTTTTTTGACAAGCATATTGATGCCGGGAAAGCAGGCACTGAAGCCACAACCGGTAATGCTGCGACAGCT encodes the following:
- a CDS encoding sensor histidine kinase, coding for MKPKPQKDKINKRLLGLLNQTQLRDQTGSWEWKQEEDVFVWSDALFALHEIPPTKNNELSKADALAFMMPRDKVLFEVQLAALPPEGETRFNSRIKAKNGEKKKIQVTAYRLTDEEGQEVVFGEYRFVPVAVKQANSTHHIAALPVANGNGHTKIGDGPADDISPEIAAQLRAAAHLQALNNSLQEKNQQLEQLNEEHASFAFIASHDLREPLRKLQLFSDILRKQHADALPDDVKEYLLKIDIAAQRMNALVDDVLVFARIQEHPEPPEPVDLTDTLAQVREDLYDAVTETCALLHPFELPVIKGHASMLYQLFFNFVANSLKFRKPGLSPVIIIRGLVRQPWEWPGANPAPAHPWLQLSFTDNGIGMEEKYADTIFKMFQRLHNQNLYPGTGMGLAICKKIAAMHHGYIDVKSEPGKGTTFTCYLQAEVVEQ
- a CDS encoding response regulator is translated as MDDKLKRKIFLVDDDPFSLTMYGAYLDGQGYKNVSGFASGGTVLEKLKEGPDIVLLDHRPGDMPGLEVLDRIKRYNPNIYVVLMSSQEEKKMAEAAVQAGAFDYITKEGAVLPRITEVLNRIFTVQEYLNKKNSQSSRFFFL
- a CDS encoding DUF421 domain-containing protein gives rise to the protein MNITDTLWGTGEHLDALQMGVRSFVTFFVSLALLRLGGMRIFGKKSAQDMIITILFGAVLARGVVGASPYWPTVVAAAVMVLGNRVLA
- a CDS encoding GlxA family transcriptional regulator; translation: MRTIALLLHEDVVLSTVSGALDMFYHVNRYYEANGRPHPFKVNLVGVADTNTLLHFPERYVQYQCLSQASRPDLIIAPAWYGTPAETLPKHQQLQQWMRQQYQQGTEVASLCSGSYFLAEAGILDGKCCTSHWYDMPDLKSRYPNVDFMADRVITDIDGVYTSGGAFSSLNLVLYMIEKFCGREIGIWASKMFSLDIDRVQQSHFAIFHGQRTHNDELILKAQAFIEASFGEPLSVEQLAEHTNMSKRNFIRRFKSATQNTPLEYLQRVKIESAKKALEKSEENIATLMYDAGYNDIKTFRNVFKKYTGLTPQDYRRKYRRMA
- a CDS encoding carbohydrate kinase family protein, which codes for MDSSVVSFGEVLWDIFPNATRIGGAPLNVAYHLTKQHIPCTMISRVGRDELGQRLLAQLQDWGMPATGIQEDANQPTGTVLATFDEKHEPHYDIVQPVAWDHIEWQPVYETLLQQAGAFVFGSLGARHATTRKTLFTALEIAHLKVFDVNLRAPFYTFDLIRSLLEKAAVLKVSVSELKQLLDWLDKPYVAEADGVHYLQDKFKISEVLLTKGVKGSVYYAKGYHHVFPAVPVTVRDTVGSGDAFLAGFLAGKLRQQGPVKAMQNAAWLSAFVTSKAGACPPYTDEEYNAFVGAHPL
- a CDS encoding DUF2490 domain-containing protein, whose translation is MAVLLALPFSVQAQSDRLGSWDIATAMINPNNRFSVWLETQTRSQGLTQDFYYYETKGGLVYNIQKKMSVMLGVGNYHTFDYPGNFKGGALVKEFRLWEQLILNNNIDRVKIEHRYRIEQRWLNGDYRNRFRYRINPVVPINHPKVVAHTFYVTAFDEVFFTNSAPYFERNRFFAGAGYQFSDLFAFQAGYIRQFDYNKVNDGSGKNSIQTVFLFYLDKHTLHPERRPNVMD